Genomic window (Sinorhizobium sojae CCBAU 05684):
TGTCGCTATCAAGGAAGGACTATCGTTCGCCACGAAGGCCTTAGAAATCGACAGGCGGAGCGATATCGCGTACGCGATGATGTCGCTCCTTCTTACGGTGGACGGGCGAGCGGCTGAGGCCATGCCTGTCGCTGAACAGGGCCTTGCATTAAATCCCAACTACGCGTTTCTTCACTTTGCACATGGAATGGCAGCCGTGCGGCTCAGGGACGCCGATACGACGATTAGAGCCGCACAAAATGCCATCGATCTCAGTCCTCACGATCCGTCTATGTTTGCGTTCAAGACACTTTTCGGTATTGGCCTGATGCTAAGAGGCGAGCCCGATGACCTCTCAACGGCCCGGATGCATCTACGGGAAGGCGCGTCCTTCGAACGCACAACCTATTATCCATTCATTGGGGCAGCGTTGCTCGCCCTCAGGGCGGGCAATACCGATGAAGTGAGGATCTGGATCTCTGATGCTTTGAAGAAATTTCCAAACCTAAATGCGGAATACGTCCGAGAGGCGGCCCACCCATTCTATGAAGGCAGTCCTTACTGCGACTACCTCGACAGGTTGATCGAGCAGGGGCTCCCCCCGGGAGAGAAGCGTCTCTAGGATGGGCAATGTCGCAAGTTGCTCAGAACTTCCCCTTGGCAGTTTGGGCATTTGATTGTCGACATAAATGGACGGGCGCTCACGTACTGGTTCACGCGAGAAGCACATGTCGCTTTGCAGTTAATTGAAAGACCCGTGATAAGTGATTTCAGAGGCTTAGCTTTGCCCGTAATTTGAGATTGAGCACTTAATTTGATAATGGCACCGCGACCGTTGCACTTAATTTGATAGTGGAGCACTCGAAAATCGGCGTAGAGTAAATCGCTGTGATTCTTCCGAGAAGCGTGCTCCAAATTGCTTCAATTGGTGCATAGTAACCGCTGAAGGGGCGGCATACTAAAACGCTGCCATCGGACACACCGAAGAAGAAGCCTTCAGTCGCCGGCAGGGTGCGATCGCGGATCGCCGTTTCCAGGCGATCGAGATCGTCGGCGGATAGCTGAAGATTGATGCAATTGAAATTCGCGTGCGTGCCGCCCTTCGTACGCATCCGAGGTGGGCCGCCTTGTAGGAATTGTCGGATTTGGCACTGACTGTCCTTATTGACGTCAAAAAGGACAGTGCGGCTATGGATCGAGTTGAGATTGTCGACACGGGTCGGCGTCGTCGTTTTAGCAAAGAGATGAAGCTCCAGATTGTCGCGGAGAGTTATTTGGAACCTGGCTTGTGTGCGACGACGGCGCGGCGACATGGTATATCGCGTTCGCAGTTATATGAATGGCGCCGGCTCGCACGAGCGTGGCAACTGGATGTTGCGTCGCCTGTGGGCGGCTTTGTCCCGGCGCTGCTTGTTCCAGAGGTAGAGCCGGCAGCAGGGTCATTGCCGAACGCCGGCCGGATGGAGGTTGTCAGCGCGAATGGTCGCCGTGTGATCGTGGACCGCGATGTCGACGTTGAAGCGCTGCTTCGGATCATGCGCGGACTGGAGGCGCTGCGGTGAATCCGTTTCCGATGGGAACAGGCGTCAAGGTCTGGCTTTCAACGGGGTATACGGACATGCGCTGTGGCTTTCCCTCCCTGGCGCTTCGGGTGCAGGAGGTTCTGAAACGTGATCCGTTGTCAGGGCATCTCTTCGTCTTCAGGGGCCGCAGATCGGATATTTTGAAGATCATCTGGCATGATGGTCTGGGCGCCTGCCTTTTTACCCGGCGGCTGGAGAAGGGCCGGTTCATCTGGCCGAATATGGAGGGCGGCGCGGTAGCGATCTCACCGGCGCAATTGTCTTATTTGTTGTCCGGGATCGACTGGCGCAATCCGCAGGAAACCTGGCGTCCGACACGGGTCGGATAGCATTATTGCATTGAAAATATTGAGTGAATCTGATCGAATGGCTTCATGACTTCGAAGCCTGTGGACCTTCCTGCGGACCTTGCGAGCGCCTATCTGGCGCTGCTTTCCGAGCGTGAGATGTTACAGGCTGAACGTGATGTCGTTGTTGCCGAGCGCGATACCGTCGTCGCCGAGCGGGACATTGCGGTGGCGCAAGCCGCCAATGCGCAGGCCATGCTGTCGGACAGTGAGGCCTTGATTGCCAGTCTGGAGCTGGCGATCGAAAAGCTGAAGCGCGAACTGCGCGGCCGGCGATCCGAGCGCACGGCGCGCCTGATCGACCAGATGGAATTGCAGCTCGAAGAACTGGTGATGGCAGCGACGGAGGATGAAGCCGCAGCGCAGGCGGCTGCCGCCAAGACCTCGAGCGTGCGTTCGTTCACGCGCAAACGGCCGGTCCGAAAGCCGTGGCCGGAGGATATCGAACGCGAGCGCGTGGTGATCGATCCCCCAGTCACCTGTGCATGCTGCGGCGGGTCGCGCCTGTCGAAACTGGGCGAGGACGTCACTGAGACGCTCGAGGAGGTTCCGCGCCGGTTCAAAGTGATCGAGACGGTGCGGGAGAAATTTACCTGCCGTGACTGCGAAGCGATCAGCCAGCCGCCGGCGCCGTTCCATGCCACGCCGCGCGGCTTCATCGGTCCTCATCTGCTGGCGACGATCCTGTTCGATAAGTTCGGCATGCATAGTCCGCTGAACCGCCAGAGCACCCGGTTCAAATGCGAGGGCATCGAGCTTTCGACCTCGACGCTGGCCGACCAGGTCGGGTATGGAACGGCCGCGCTCCTGCCGATCTTTGATCTGATCGAGGCGCATGTCTTCGCGGCCGAGCGCCTTTTTGGCGACGACACCACCATTCCCATTCAGGCCAAAGACAAATGCACGACCGGGCGCATATGGACCTACGTGTGCGATGACCGGCCCTACGGCGGAGCGGCAGCGCCGGCGGCCATATACTATGCTTCGAGCGACCGCCGCGGCGAGCATCCGCAGAAGCACCTGGCCGGGTATGGCGGCATTCTGCAGAGTGATTGTTACAATGGCTTCGAGCCGCTCAGTGTCGCCGAAAAGAAAGCGGTACCGATCACCTTCGCCTTTTGTCATGCGCATGCGCGGCGCAAATTCTTTGAACTGGCCGACATCCAGAAAAATGCCCGCGACCGCAAACGCAAAGGCAAGCCGATCTCGCCGATCGCCCTGGAGGCCGTCCAACGGTACGATGCGTTGTTTGAGATCGAGCGCGAGATCAATGGATTGAGCGCCGAAGAACGACTGGCCGCGCGGCAGGAAAAGAGCAAGCCGCTGTTCGATGACATGCACGAGTGGCTAAAACGGGAGCGCGCCATGCTCAGCAAATCGTCCGAGGCGATCGAGCCGATCGATTACATGCTGAAGCGGTGGGATGGTTTTGCCCGTTTCCTCGAAGATGGCCGGATTTGTCTCACGAACAATGCCGCCGAGCGCGCTCTGAGAGGTATTGCACTCGGGCGTCGAAACTGGACCTTTGCCGGTTCCCAGCGTGGCGCCGATCGTGCCGCCATCATGCTCTCCGTCATCACGACCTGCCGTCTCAACGACGTCGACCCAAAGGCGTGGCTCGCCGATGTGTTCGCCCGCATCGCCGATCTTCCCGTCTCCCGCCTGCACGAACTGCTGCCTTGGCAATGGAAGACACACAAAGGGACGGCTATTGCGGCGGCCGCGTAAACAGCTCCCGGAACAACGCTTCCGAACGCTCCAAGCCTTCATCGGTCAGGATCAATGACTTCGACTTGTTGACTGGGTCGCCGATCATGCCCTTCTTGTGAAGCCTATCCGTCGTTGCCCAGTCGAAGCCTTTCCAGGCACAACGCTCGTTATGCAGCGTCAGCCATAACAGCGCCAAAACGGCATCGTCGATCTTGTCCTCATCGATCTCCATGGACCGACGTTACCACGCGCGGCGCCCAAAATCCCGCGGCCCTGCTCGGATGGATACCGCCCTTCTCGCGGTAGAGCCGTTCCATCCAGCCGTGAAGGTTCGGATGCTTGCGCCATTAGTGGAGCGCCGTCGCGGCCTCTTCCACTTCAAAGTCGACCGGCGTGGCGGGCGGTTCGCGAAGGCTGCAGGCGTACATGTCGAGTCCCATGATTTTCTCCTTTCGTCGCTCTGTCCCGAAGGACGCAGCGTGAAAGGCCGGGCGGCGTCGGTCGCCGCCGTCATGGCCAACACGGGCCTTCTACGAAGGCTGGCGCGGGCAGGCCATAGATGGCAAGGCGCTGTCCGGCAGAAGCGCAAGAAACAAGAAACCGGAGGGGCTGCAACGCAAAGGAGCCTGGGACCCGCCTTGTCTGGACCGCGCTCGCAATCCGCAAGGGGACGCGGCGGAGGGTGAGCGGCGCAAGCGCGACCCGAAGCAACGGCGCCGGTCCCGTATGGCGGCGTGGTTGGAATGCCCTGTTGCAAAAGGTTGCGAAACGGCCGCCGCCCCACTCCCGTTTACCACAGGCTTCGGCCTTCTCTTCGGCGCAATGGAAAGCGCGTTCAGGCCTTCGCCTGCGTCGCTCCGCCAAAGGCGGAGTGGAAAACGGGAGCGGGTCGGAACTCCTTCTTGTCGCCGCCGAATGGCTGCGCCCTGCGGCACCTGACTGGTAATCGGCCAGACGCCGAGCGCTACAGCGTGCGATCTGTTTCGCCGCGCCGCTCGTCGGCTTCTTCGGCTCACGCTTTCGACGGATGACGGACAGACACGTCACCGTCCATCAACATCTTGAATCGATCAGAGCTGATCGATTCATAAATGTCGTTGGACGCCCTGAGCTTTGTCCGGCCAAATCTTGGCCACGACCCAGCATTGGTTCCGCCTTTATGTTCAGCGCATCGATGCAACCAGAAACATGGCACGCTTTTATGAGATATCGATCGAGCCGGATCTCTTGGGTGGCTCGGCGCTCGTCCGCCGTTGGGGCCGTATCGGCACCCGCAGCCAGAAGCGTGTCCATCTATTGAGACCGTCAAGCGATAGGTCGCTTCCTTTTCCTGGTTCGCCAGAAGCGAGCGCGCGGCTACCGGATCACGAAAAGGCATTAAGGGGTCGGTTCCTGCTCGGGGCGAAATAACTAGAGAGGCGCGCGCCACGGGCTTGTTATGCTCCTTCCACCGTACCCATGACTTCGTTCATGCAGATTTTATCTGCTCACTTCCTCATTTTTAAGCAGCGGTAGTTCCATGCGTTAGCTTCCTAATCATTGGGCAAGGAGGTGACGGTCTTCGAGGCCCGGTATTGGGCGCGACGTCGCAACGGCGGACTTCCTGCACTGGAAAGTGCCGACGCTGTGTTGAGCAGAAGACTTCCCCGGCCCTACACAAGACTGTGGAGCCAATACCTGCGCGAATTGCCCTGGTGCCTACCAGCTTGCCGCGATGTATTTTGTTTCGAGATATTCGAGCATGCCGTGGTGGCTTCCCTCGCGGCCCAGACCGCTCTGCTTCATGCCGCCGAACGGTGCGGCAGCGTCGGAGACGACGCCTCGGTTGATTCCAACCATGCCACTTTCCAGCCGTCCGGCGACCGCAAGTGCCCGCTTGAGGTCCCCGCTGAACACATATGATACCAGTCCATATTCGGTGTCGTTGGCCATCTGGACGACCTCGTCTTCCGTCTCAAATGCAATGATTGGCGCAACCGGCCCGAAGATTTCTTCGCCAAGAATCTCGGCATCGGGAGAAACGTCTGCCAATACGGTAGGCGGATAATAGAAGCCGTCGCCGTTCAACCGGCTGCCACCAGTAACCAGTCGGGCTCCCTTGGCAACGGCATCGTCGACCAGGCGTTCCACCTTAGCGACCGCGGCCTCGGTGATCAGTGGCCCGAGCTGCGTGCTCGGAACAAGTCCTGGTCCGACCTTGAGTGCGGCCATCTCTTCCGCGAACCGCCGCGTGAAGTCCGCCAGAATCCCCTTCTGGACATAGAAGCGGTTCGCAGCAGTGCAGGCCTCGCCGCCATTGCGCATCTTGGCAACCATTGCTCCAGCGACAGCCGTCTCCAGGTCGGCATCGTCGAATACAATGAAGGGCGCATTGCCGCCCAGTTCCATTGAGCAGCTGACAACCTGGTCCGCAGCCTCGCGAAGCAGTGTCCGGCCGACGCCAGTCGAGCCAGTAAACGACAACTTCCGTACCCGCTTGTCATGCAGCATGGCGCCGACCACGGGGCCGGCCTTCTTCGTTGTCACGATGTTGACCACCCCGGCCGGAACGCCTGCCTGCCGCATAATTTCGCCGATTGCCAGCGCCGTCAGCGGGGTCTCCGCTGCGGGCTTCAGGATGCATGTACAGCCCGCGGCCAATGCGGGAGCGATCTTCCGTGTCGCCATTGCTGCCGGGAAGTTCCAGGGCGTCACCAATACGGCGATACCAATCGGCTCGTGGTTCACAATGATCTGATTGGCGCCCGAAGGTGCAGATCCGAATTCGCCTGGGGCCCGTACAGCTTCTTCCGCGTACCAGCGGAAAAACTCGGCAGCGTAGGCAACCTCCGACCTGGCGTCCGCAAGTGCCTTGCCGTTTTCGACGGTGATCAGTTGCGCCAACCATTCCGCTTGTTCGAGCACAAGGTGAAAGCACCTCATCAAAACGTCCGAGCGACGTCGTGGCGAGGTTGCCTTCCAAGCCGCAGAGGCCTTTTCCGCCGCGTCGACCGCGGATATTCCATCGGCGATGTCGCCATTGGAGACGGTGGCGATCACACCTGCGGTCGAGGGATCGACCACCTCAAAGGTGCGGTCCTCTTTTGCAGAGACCCATTCGCCGCCGATGAACAGTTGCGTAGGAGCGCCGCGGACCACGGCAGCCGAGGCCGGAGAGACAAGCGGCGTTGTTTCTTGCGCGAGAGTTGGTTTCACGTTCAGCACCTTCGCTACCAATCAGGTTTGATTGCGATCAATATAAGATTGGTTTTGCATTTGGTGTCAATATAGATCAAATTGGTTGCGCAATAATTTGCGTGGGCTCATGAGCGCAAGCGCTACGATCTCGAATGCGCCCTTGTGTAAACAGAGGACGGTCGACGAGGCTGTGATGAAGACCCCCGGACACTGGCTCCCGCCAGAGGGCGGAAATCTATCGTCGGGCGCGGTACAGGGCGAGGCGGTCCTGCATCCGATAGGCCTGGATGATGGCCGGCATAAACCAGGGATTACCACGGTAAAAGGGGATGAAGGCAGGCGGACGGAAGTCGAAGGCTGTGCGCGCTTGCTCGGCATGTCCCAGCAGCCTATGAGCCGCGCGCGTTCCGATCCATGGCGCCCAGACTACGCCCGAACCGCAGAAGCCGGTCGCATAGACCACGCCGTCCTTTTCGAAGATGCGCGGCAGCATGTCGCGGTGCATCGCCACATTGCCAAACCAGGTGTGCGACAGGCGCACGTTCTCCAGTTCCGGGAAAAGGTTCACCAGGCCCCGCCGCAGAAACAGCTTCGGAGCGGCGGGATCGCCTACGCGAGAGCTGTCGCGCCCCCCCAACAGAATGCGCTTGCCGTCGGGCGTCGGGCGGTAGTAGAACCCCAGCTGCCTGCCCTCGACCATCATCATCCGCTTCGGCATCAGCCGCTCCATAACTTCTGGCGCAAGCTCCTCGGTGACAATGATCCGGCTGCGAACCGGGACTAGCCGGCGGCGCAAGAAGGGAACCGCGCCATCGGTATAGCCGTCTGTGCAGACCAGAACCTGGCGGGCCTGCACCGTGCCTGCCTCCGTCAGGACACGGAACTCGGAGCCATCCCTTTCTACCGAAGTCACGCGCGTGCTTGCATGGACGGTCAGTCCCGCAGCCAGCGCCACCCGCAGGAGCTCAGCGTGGAACTTGGCCGGGTGCAGCCCCCCAATATCCATCCGCGCCATGCCGCCGCGATAGAAATCCGTGCCGATGTAATTGCGCTGTTCAGTGTATGGCACCGCATAGGCCTCGATCCCCAGTCTCTTCGCCAGCACTTCAGCGCTCCGGGCCGTCTTCTCGTAATCGTCATATCCGATTACGCCCTTGAATTGGCCAACCAGCCGAAAGTCGCACTCGAGCCCCTCGGTCCTGATGAAGTCATAAAGGAATTCACGGGCGATCTTGCCCTCGGCCTCGATTGCAATTGCCTTCTCTTCGCCGAAGCGCCGGGTAATCGTGGCGTAATCAGGCCGAATGCTTCCGCTAGTGATCCCGCCGTTACGCGTTGAAGCCCCCTCGCCCGGGTTCAACGCATCGAAGGCTGCGACCGAACGGCCCTCGCGCGCCAGAACGAGCCCCGCCGATAACCCGGTGTACCCGGCCCCTATGATCGCCACGTCGACCTTCTTGGCCAGCGGCTGCCGCGACAGCGGTTTGACGGGTGCCTCTTCCCACCAGTACGGCGAGTTCTTGTCTGCGATTG
Coding sequences:
- the tnpB gene encoding IS66 family insertion sequence element accessory protein TnpB (TnpB, as the term is used for proteins encoded by IS66 family insertion elements, is considered an accessory protein, since TnpC, encoded by a neighboring gene, is a DDE family transposase.), which gives rise to MGTGVKVWLSTGYTDMRCGFPSLALRVQEVLKRDPLSGHLFVFRGRRSDILKIIWHDGLGACLFTRRLEKGRFIWPNMEGGAVAISPAQLSYLLSGIDWRNPQETWRPTRVG
- a CDS encoding NAD(P)/FAD-dependent oxidoreductase, with amino-acid sequence MEESTIADKNSPYWWEEAPVKPLSRQPLAKKVDVAIIGAGYTGLSAGLVLAREGRSVAAFDALNPGEGASTRNGGITSGSIRPDYATITRRFGEEKAIAIEAEGKIAREFLYDFIRTEGLECDFRLVGQFKGVIGYDDYEKTARSAEVLAKRLGIEAYAVPYTEQRNYIGTDFYRGGMARMDIGGLHPAKFHAELLRVALAAGLTVHASTRVTSVERDGSEFRVLTEAGTVQARQVLVCTDGYTDGAVPFLRRRLVPVRSRIIVTEELAPEVMERLMPKRMMMVEGRQLGFYYRPTPDGKRILLGGRDSSRVGDPAAPKLFLRRGLVNLFPELENVRLSHTWFGNVAMHRDMLPRIFEKDGVVYATGFCGSGVVWAPWIGTRAAHRLLGHAEQARTAFDFRPPAFIPFYRGNPWFMPAIIQAYRMQDRLALYRARR
- the tnpA gene encoding IS66-like element accessory protein TnpA — encoded protein: MDRVEIVDTGRRRRFSKEMKLQIVAESYLEPGLCATTARRHGISRSQLYEWRRLARAWQLDVASPVGGFVPALLVPEVEPAAGSLPNAGRMEVVSANGRRVIVDRDVDVEALLRIMRGLEALR
- the tnpC gene encoding IS66 family transposase, whose product is MTSKPVDLPADLASAYLALLSEREMLQAERDVVVAERDTVVAERDIAVAQAANAQAMLSDSEALIASLELAIEKLKRELRGRRSERTARLIDQMELQLEELVMAATEDEAAAQAAAAKTSSVRSFTRKRPVRKPWPEDIERERVVIDPPVTCACCGGSRLSKLGEDVTETLEEVPRRFKVIETVREKFTCRDCEAISQPPAPFHATPRGFIGPHLLATILFDKFGMHSPLNRQSTRFKCEGIELSTSTLADQVGYGTAALLPIFDLIEAHVFAAERLFGDDTTIPIQAKDKCTTGRIWTYVCDDRPYGGAAAPAAIYYASSDRRGEHPQKHLAGYGGILQSDCYNGFEPLSVAEKKAVPITFAFCHAHARRKFFELADIQKNARDRKRKGKPISPIALEAVQRYDALFEIEREINGLSAEERLAARQEKSKPLFDDMHEWLKRERAMLSKSSEAIEPIDYMLKRWDGFARFLEDGRICLTNNAAERALRGIALGRRNWTFAGSQRGADRAAIMLSVITTCRLNDVDPKAWLADVFARIADLPVSRLHELLPWQWKTHKGTAIAAAA
- a CDS encoding NAD-dependent succinate-semialdehyde dehydrogenase is translated as MKPTLAQETTPLVSPASAAVVRGAPTQLFIGGEWVSAKEDRTFEVVDPSTAGVIATVSNGDIADGISAVDAAEKASAAWKATSPRRRSDVLMRCFHLVLEQAEWLAQLITVENGKALADARSEVAYAAEFFRWYAEEAVRAPGEFGSAPSGANQIIVNHEPIGIAVLVTPWNFPAAMATRKIAPALAAGCTCILKPAAETPLTALAIGEIMRQAGVPAGVVNIVTTKKAGPVVGAMLHDKRVRKLSFTGSTGVGRTLLREAADQVVSCSMELGGNAPFIVFDDADLETAVAGAMVAKMRNGGEACTAANRFYVQKGILADFTRRFAEEMAALKVGPGLVPSTQLGPLITEAAVAKVERLVDDAVAKGARLVTGGSRLNGDGFYYPPTVLADVSPDAEILGEEIFGPVAPIIAFETEDEVVQMANDTEYGLVSYVFSGDLKRALAVAGRLESGMVGINRGVVSDAAAPFGGMKQSGLGREGSHHGMLEYLETKYIAASW
- a CDS encoding DUF6429 family protein; this translates as MEIDEDKIDDAVLALLWLTLHNERCAWKGFDWATTDRLHKKGMIGDPVNKSKSLILTDEGLERSEALFRELFTRPPQ